The following nucleotide sequence is from Oncorhynchus clarkii lewisi isolate Uvic-CL-2024 chromosome 6, UVic_Ocla_1.0, whole genome shotgun sequence.
cgggtgtggcagcatcatgttgtgggggtgctttgctgcaggagggattgatgcacttcacaaaatagatggcatcatgaggtaggaaaatgatgtggatatattgaagcaacatctcaagatatcagtcaggaagttaaagcttggtcgcaaacgggtcttccaaatgtacaatgaccccaagcatacttccaaagttgtggcaaaatggcttaagaacaacaaagtaaaggtattggtgtgaccatcacaaagccctgacctcaatcctatacaaaatgtgtgggcagaactgaaaaagcatgtgcgagcaaggaggcctacaaaactgactcagttacaccagctctgtcgagGAAAGGgacagaattcacccaacttattatggaaagcttgtggaaggctacccgaaacgttaaACAATTTAGtggcaagttaaacaatttaatgatAATGCTActaatacaaattgagtgtatgtaaacttctgacccactgggaatgtgatgaaagaaataaactcTGAATCCTtctatctactattattctgacatttcacattcttaaaataaagtggtgatcctaactggcctaagacagggaatttttactaggattaaatgtctggaattgtgaaaactgagtttaaatgtagttggctaaggtgaatgtaaacttccgactaacACATGGAGTACACGGTGTAATGAAATGCTGACTTGCAGGTGAATCTTGCACTGTGAAGGCTACTCCTTGTAGATGACGAATAAACAAACGTGAACATGTTACTTATGAATTACGCCCAAGGCTAGGCCTATTTGTTCTTGCCTGTATTCCATGTTAAACATTGTTAACAAGCTACATTATATCACCCATGCCACTGCATCACAAGATGTTTAACGTTGGCACAAGAATGTAACAATAAGACTTTATGGCCTGTGAGTTTTATTGAAGATGAGGAGTGGGTATAGTAGGGTGGAGTTCTACTGTCATGTTTCACAGCATGGATTAAGATCAGacaaggaacagagagagagactgaagaaaTAGGTTGTCGCTCTTGTAATTGTGGGACCAGTCAGCAACCGCCCACCATCACCCCTGTATTTACTTCCAAAGCTAGGTCTAATAATCTGCTGGCTTGATGAGTTAACAACTCTTTTGTGGAGGCAGAATGCTGACAGGTCTGACACAAAAGTACAGTACTGCCTGAACTGCAGCCTTTAACCCCCACTGGACTGCAACTCTGCCAGTAAGTAACCTGGGTTACCACAACATCTAACAAACAGTACTGTGGTCACATCATCAACCGCTTACATCATAGCACTCTCTGTTTATCACAGAGTTGGCTACTTTCAGTGCCGATTCAGATAAATGTCAATTGGCCACGGTCATGGTCTATCATGTGACCAGAGGTAACACAGATTCAGAACAATCACAAGGACTATCCTGTGTGTGATTGGCATGTCAAAAACATGTATATCACGTAATCATACTGGAGGAAACAAACACTTCCTAGGATGAGTCCACAAAACCCTAAATCAAATAGGGCTACTCATGTGATCACACCTGCCAACTGACAAAACTAACCACAACCTGGCTTTGCTTCCTGGGGTTTTGTAGCTTTCAAAGCAGGCTACCTGTGTTTGTGTACAGCACCTAGCAAACCAGATCACAGTTTGGACATCTGGTGGCGAGGGAAACAAGCTCAGAGACCCAACATGGTCTCTGTATACAGTGATTATCACAATCCTCTGAGTCACACGAGACTAGGGAGAAATGCCTCAGTCACAACACAAAGATGGCAGTTAAAGGGACAGATATGCTTCAGCATTCCACCTGTAcaatagtagagtacagtgcgCCAGTAACACCATCACATTGCTGATGGATAGCGACAGGACACGTCATTTTGAGAAACTCATGACTTTGCCCATATTAGCCTAGCTTGTGTGATTAACGGAGCAGAACTCATGCGCTGACAAACTAAGTGGTGAAGAGAGACTGAGGACAGTAGGAGTATGTGGGCCAGAGAGGTGAGAATGTGCTTGGGAGTACAGAGAGTTAGCTTTGCCTCATGCAAACACCACTGCTAGGCACATTTTTCCACCGCCTCAGGAGAGGCCTCAGCTCACATTCTCCTACTGAGAAAACAACAGCGGGACATCTATTACAGTACCTGTCTAACTATTATTACAGATGCCTACAGTTCAGATGAACATGTGTCAAAGGTGACAGTGTGTCAGCGAGGAGCCGAAACAAAACAGTCAATGTTGGTCGTCTATGTttggacacccacacacactccagaAACACAGGTCAcatacaaagagagaaagagagtgtggggGGTGAGAGAACTAGGCCTAGAGGAGGAGAAAAATATAAACATTCAGCGAGAAGAGGGAGAAACCCAACCAGACAGTTCAATAATTAGAGGTGGGCAGCCAGCAAAGGATCCAGCCAGGGATGAAGAGAGAAcctgatgaagacagagagataaacagagagctaCAGAAATTaagggaggaggacagatgaacagagagagagaggggaagacagaCGAGAGGAGGACAGTTGAGATGAGTTGTTGAGATGAGTTAGCCCCACTGTGGTCCTCTGTCTCGTCAGGTTGGTGTGCACTTGAATGGATCATTCAATCAGAGACCCCTTTGAATGGGTCACATTTAAGTCGCATAGCAACCCTACCGAGGAGCTGGGAGGCCCACAAATAAAGCCAAAGTCTCTCCATTCAGGGCCACCCTCACAGAGTCATGAACTAAAGATCAGAACATAGACCATAGTGTAAAATCAAACCTGAGATTCAATGTAGGCTAAACTGTTCGTAGTCAGGTTGAGGGAGAAGAAGTGACTATCATATTTTGTAAAGAGCTGGCCAGGTTGCACTGCGTGAGCGCATCATGTGCCAATCATGCCAATCACACACTGCCAGCATTCATTGAAACACACTGACAGAACCCAGCAATAACAATAGCTAAACCTCCAGCCAAGGAAAAACCAGTATCCCTCTATAAAACATTCCAGTGTCTTAAAATAATCCACTGAAATAGATAAGGGTAAAACTATACATACCAAAGCAGGGCTACAGAGTGTGACAGTTTTACTCACATATGCGCCCAAATATTGCTgagcaatgtaaaaaaaataattaaggaTTCTAGTTTTATTACATCAAATATTAGTCAGTGTGTTCCTAACTGTATTTGTGTATGCAAACATTTTCCAATTTAAGTCAGTGTAAAGCCCCGCAAAGCAGAGAAAATAGCAATAAAGTGCAAGAGGGAGGTTTTGTTATTATTTCAGCAGAGTAAGTAAAACCAGGCAAGGCGCATCTATTTTAGAATGAAGGAAGGTCCATCCTCTGTTGCTTAATTATAAGGAGTGAACGCCTCAAAGGGAAATTCATCCCACAGCACAACCTCTGATTCACAACTTGTCCTCAGACACAGATATAGGCCTAATGACACTTCAAGGTCATATGGTCAAGTGTTTCTTTATCTTGCTCCATTATATCAGTGAGCTTCCGCCTCCATAACAGCCATGAATGAACTGAAATGCTTAAGAATGTTGTTGGCTTTTAATATGGAGAGGTTGGGTGTCAGTTTAGCTCACACAAACACTGCCAACTTAATGGAAAAAAGTAAACAAACCTGAGGCCCTGCCACGCATTACAAATTCAAAGTTGCCAAGAAAAACACACGAAAGGCAAGAAATAGTTTTCAGTGACTGATGCTCCGTGAACAGGAAATACCCTTGTGAATCTCTTATTGTAACCTCCTTAAGACAGTCATTAACCAACTCGCATCCTCTCTGAGCTGGGATTTGACTGCAAAATAAGGAGGCATATCTGAACCAGCCCATTGTTAACTAAGGCTAAATTATGCACAGTTAGTTGCAGTGATGAAAAGGTGGCCAGGCAGGCACTGCACTGCCATGGTGACTTGAGACAGCCTAGAGAAAATAGACTTTCAGTTGGATGAGATTACCACAGCCTAATGATGCGACAATATTTGATGCCAAATGCCTGTGGGGAAAACCACAAGTGAGGTGCACTGACAGAGAACACATTCAaaacaagaaattacatttaGTTGAAGAGATATGGGAGTTTTCACTGGCTGGTCATTGAAATATCAGTCATCTTCTACCTTAGCATGAAAAGAAAGACTATAGCTGGATGAGGTCAGCCTTTACTGGTTATTTTTCAGGAGCGGGATATTTTGATGGGTGGTTAAATGTATGTATTCTCTATGTACTCATAACATAGTTGATAGTTACAAATAGAACAGTCAGAAACAACAAGCTAGCTGTGGCAGAGGGAACTGTAAACTCACCTGGAAGTAACTTGGCCTCTAACTTCTTGATAGGTGGCTGTGGAGTTTTTTTCAGATCGGTCTGCATGAAATATAAAACAGAGATAGTTTGTTAGTCTATAATAAGAAAACTAAATTATGCACAACATATAGCTAGTGAATTGAACAAGTAATCCTAGCTAGCGAACTACTCAGTAATAGCAAGTAACTGTAAGTATACCGAGGACAGAGTAACTTTGCTAGTCAAGTGAGGTTACTCACCTGTACAGGCAGAAGGTAGGATTTAAAGGTTGGTTTCAAGGGCTTCACAGAAAACATTATTCATAGCTTGAGTCCAATAACTAAAGATGATTAATGGATACTTCCAAGATTACAGTGAGAAAAGAATGTCAAACGTTAACTTGTACCTTGGCTAGAACAATAACAGCTAAAAAAAATAAACTGCTGAAAATGTGAAGTAGTCAACAATACAGTCAAATTTTTCGAGATAGATTTCCCCATATGGATCAGGCCGGGATAGCTTGCTGGGTATCTCCTTTCGTTTCGTGTCAACACAGCTGCTGTCTGTGCTGGCGAGCTCTGGTTGTCCTCCTCGCGAGCAAGTTACTAGCTAGCCTTGTAGTTAGCTGCTAGCAAGCAACTTTTACGTCGTCAAACaacctagctagctttagctaacTAGCAAGCATTCCATTCGCAGAACTTTGAGAACGCCTAGCTGCAGACCGTGAGTTAATTCACTAATTTACTGGAGAAGAACTCCACAACGTAAACCCTGCTGGCATACAGCAGCGATAACTTTCGTATTTAGCTAGCAGCATTATATCCAAGGCTTTGCTATCCTTTTTGCTATGGACACAATGGCCATGTTTCCATtcgggaggagacagaggggggaagagCATCGGTCTATGTTGCACCCCcaagcacagatctgggaccagctgtAACTGACTCCTGTTCAGATTTAAGATTTAAAAAAACggagaaaaaaaatcaatttaaggGCTTTTGACCTGAAACGGAGGGTAGGGAGGGCCCCAGAAAATGCTATATCTTAATCTCTTGATACCTCAAGCATCGTCTGGTTCATTAATTTGTCTATTTAAGACAATGATTACTCATGTTTAGTCTACACTATCGCCCATTGATATTGCAATGATTGAGtaccatgccccccccccccccaacaaaaaaataaaaaataataatgtacattttatttCTGCAATGTTTATTCCATGTTACAAAATAATTAGGTAATCACACATATTACACAATATCAGAGAAACAGTAAGCACAACTGTAGGACTGAGCACTAACACCATCTAGTGGAAATGTTCAGTAGAGCATGAATTAACACAAAAACATTCAATTAAAAAAAGAAAGTAAATTCTCATTCTCTTTAATTTAACttcatttttgttttttattgagTCACATAACCTGTACAATCAATAAGAATCACAAATGTTTTTTTAACcaacactcaacccctcccaccgGCCATCCCAAACAAACCCCTGGCAGCCCCGCCCAAATCCGTGTCTAAACACAATATGAAAGACCAATCATGAAAACTTAATCTTTAGCTCACTTTTCTACATCATATGAGTAACTATTGGCAGCTAGTAACTCATACTTTCGCTCCAATCCTGAGGTGGCAGGTGGATGATGTCTGAGTGGCCTGGGGGTCAAAGGCCTCATACTCAGTATTGAGCATGACTACAGAATAGGGCTCgacagcaacagcagcaggatCTCTCACTTCAGTCAGCTTCAGAAGTGAGTAGagccccccatcctctcctctgccctcagCATATGGGGAGCCTACACCCAGAAAGAGGAAGCAGTGGGGTTAGATGGGTTTGAAAATCTGTCAGTATTGCAAATTCCTTTTATGGAAATAATATGCAAACTTACAGTCTGAGTTAATTGTCTCTTCTGCATTGTCTGCTCTGCAATGATTAAATAAAGTATTTATTATAAAATTCCATAGGACCAACATGTAATTAATTCATGGCTATCGGAAATGTTATTTTCAAATAATGAAATACCTTTTCATTCTCAGAGTGTGAGATTCTGCTGGAGGAAGAAAGAAACAGAAAGCCCATGTCAATAacattaaattattattttttttaaatacataccTGATGATAGAACATACAGTATGTGGGTTTTTAATCACCTTGCGAAATCTTGGTATTTTTCATCACGACAATGACAATGGCAGTAACAAACAGGCAGGAGAAGAACAAGGTTCCCACTACATACAGTGGTATGTAAGGATCCCCTTTTAATAAAACACAAAGCATTCAGAATGAAGATCAATTAGGTATTATTCATGATAATTTTATGTATTAGTAATAACAATATACTGTGACTCACCAGGAGTATATAACAGGGCTGTGTCATTCCTGTTGGGGTGGTTGTTGAATTCTCCATTCACACTGACTGTGACATTAGTTATTACCTTCCAGTGCCCTTTTTTATTCTTAAGCACCTGTATGGCACAAACATACTGTCCGCTGTCTGAATATGTGGCATTGCTGATCTTAAGGTTATGAAAGATAGGGCCTGTTTGGGGACTAGATGAAGTATTTGACCTTCGTTTCAGCAGGGCCTCATCAATGAGACAATGGTGGTCATATAATTGTCCAGTACTATCATAAGAATAAGAATAAATACATGTGCTACTGTTGCCATTGATGGTTTTGATCCAATACACTGAAAATGGAAGGTTAGAGTAATCTTTGGCTACTGTGAAATTACATGCAAGGTTGACTGATTCTCCATGCTGTTTGGTAACATACGTTTTAGTTTCCACATCAGGGTAGAATTTCACCACTACAGAAACAGAACATAATTTGAAGTTAAATATTTTCCTAAACagatgtatatatacatacaatattttgtacagtatactgtaatgTGAGTTGTATATCATTTAGAAATTGTGAAAGTTAGGAAATGTGAACTTACTCTTTGGTTCAACAAATGCCACAATAAATGATTCCACCTGATCTTTTGAAGGTTTAAAGGGGAATAAGTGTTGGTCATTTGATGGAAAGGTATGAAAACATGCAAAGAATCCAGTGACGCGTTTCTCCgatttcatatttaaacattgtTTGATACTGTTTTTGCAGGGTTTTGTTTCTAATGTAAATGCTGTATTGCACTTCGGATCTTGGTCACATTTCTTCTCATTGTCACGAAGACTGCAATTAAAAGTGCAATCCACTATGTTGTCTTCATCTAGATCAAGTTGCCAAATTCTCTCTTCACATTGTAGGAATATAGCTTCCTCTTTCTCTTGATAATTTAGATAAGTGTTCCCTTTGAGAGAGAAAAAGGTTTCCAAAGTTAGAATCAAGCTCCTCAATTGTAGACTCACAAACCCTATTATTCAAGTCTTAAACTGTTGATAAAAATAGTTACCGACCTTGACATTTTCCTACGATTCCTACGAGAGTCATCACCATGAAGACAGATAGCATATCCATGACCATTGAACTTAGATTACAAAGCTGTTTTGTTCATGATTCACAGAATGAGGAAACAGAGCAGAATTTTACAGGAAGGAAGAATGAACAGagggtgtttgtggtgtttgtatgatatacagttgatgttggaagtttaaatacacttaggttggagtcattaaaactcgttttttaataaccactccacaattttcttgttaacaaactacagtttggcaagtcggtt
It contains:
- the LOC139411465 gene encoding uncharacterized protein isoform X5 produces the protein MKNTKISQAESHTLRMKRADNAEETINSDCSPYAEGRGEDGGLYSLLKLTEVRDPAAVAVEPYSVVMLNTEYEAFDPQATQTSSTCHLRIGAKV
- the LOC139411465 gene encoding uncharacterized protein isoform X6, whose protein sequence is MGPKDEPGLWRSTICFLRSWLISFDFPMMSSKEALSLKLCNLSSMVMDMLSVFMVMTLVGIVGKCQGNTYLNYQEKEEAIFLQCEERIWQLDLDEDNIVDCTFNCSLRDNEKKCDQDPKCNTAFTLETKPCKNSIKQCLNMKSEKRVTGFFACFHTFPSNDQHLFPFKPSKDQVESFIVAFVEPKMVKFYPDVETKTYVTKQHGESVNLACNFTVAKDYSNLPFSVYWIKTINGNSSTCIYSYSYDSTGQLYDHHCLIDEALLKRRSNTSSSPQTGPIFHNLKISNATYSDSGQYVCAIQVLKNKKGHWKVITNVTVSVNGEFNNHPNRNDTALLYTPGDPYIPLYVVGTLFFSCLFVTAIVIVVMKNTKISQESHTLRMKRADNAEETINSDCSPYAEGRGEDGGLYSLLKLTEVRDPAAVAVEPYSVVMLNTEYEAFDPQATQTSSTCHLRIGAKV
- the LOC139411465 gene encoding uncharacterized protein isoform X2 codes for the protein MKSEKRVTGFFACFHTFPSNDQHLFPFKPSKDQVESFIVAFVEPKMVKFYPDVETKTYVTKQHGESVNLACNFTVAKDYSNLPFSVYWIKTINGNSSTCIYSYSYDSTGQLYDHHCLIDEALLKRRSNTSSSPQTGPIFHNLKISNATYSDSGQYVCAIQVLKNKKGHWKVITNVTVSVNGEFNNHPNRNDTALLYTPGDPYIPLYVVGTLFFSCLFVTAIVIVVMKNTKISQAESHTLRMKRADNAEETINSDCSPYAEGRGEDGGLYSLLKLTEVRDPAAVAVEPYSVVMLNTEYEAFDPQATQTSSTCHLRIGAKV
- the LOC139411465 gene encoding uncharacterized protein isoform X3 — translated: MKSEKRVTGFFACFHTFPSNDQHLFPFKPSKDQVESFIVAFVEPKMVKFYPDVETKTYVTKQHGESVNLACNFTVAKDYSNLPFSVYWIKTINGNSSTCIYSYSYDSTGQLYDHHCLIDEALLKRRSNTSSSPQTGPIFHNLKISNATYSDSGQYVCAIQVLKNKKGHWKVITNVTVSVNGEFNNHPNRNDTALLYTPGDPYIPLYVVGTLFFSCLFVTAIVIVVMKNTKISQESHTLRMKRADNAEETINSDCSPYAEGRGEDGGLYSLLKLTEVRDPAAVAVEPYSVVMLNTEYEAFDPQATQTSSTCHLRIGAKV
- the LOC139411465 gene encoding uncharacterized protein isoform X7, producing MKNTKISQESHTLRMKRADNAEETINSDCSPYAEGRGEDGGLYSLLKLTEVRDPAAVAVEPYSVVMLNTEYEAFDPQATQTSSTCHLRIGAKV
- the LOC139411465 gene encoding uncharacterized protein isoform X4, whose amino-acid sequence is MWKLKRMLPNSMENQSTLHVLKNKKGHWKVITNVTVSVNGEFNNHPNRNDTALLYTPGDPYIPLYVVGTLFFSCLFVTAIVIVVMKNTKISQAESHTLRMKRADNAEETINSDCSPYAEGRGEDGGLYSLLKLTEVRDPAAVAVEPYSVVMLNTEYEAFDPQATQTSSTCHLRIGAKV
- the LOC139411465 gene encoding uncharacterized protein isoform X1: MVMDMLSVFMVMTLVGIVGKCQGNTYLNYQEKEEAIFLQCEERIWQLDLDEDNIVDCTFNCSLRDNEKKCDQDPKCNTAFTLETKPCKNSIKQCLNMKSEKRVTGFFACFHTFPSNDQHLFPFKPSKDQVESFIVAFVEPKMVKFYPDVETKTYVTKQHGESVNLACNFTVAKDYSNLPFSVYWIKTINGNSSTCIYSYSYDSTGQLYDHHCLIDEALLKRRSNTSSSPQTGPIFHNLKISNATYSDSGQYVCAIQVLKNKKGHWKVITNVTVSVNGEFNNHPNRNDTALLYTPGDPYIPLYVVGTLFFSCLFVTAIVIVVMKNTKISQAESHTLRMKRADNAEETINSDCSPYAEGRGEDGGLYSLLKLTEVRDPAAVAVEPYSVVMLNTEYEAFDPQATQTSSTCHLRIGAKV